One genomic segment of Camarhynchus parvulus unplaced genomic scaffold, STF_HiC, whole genome shotgun sequence includes these proteins:
- the CCDC86 gene encoding coiled-coil domain-containing protein 86: protein MEGENGGTPGPGATPEGPSGATSAPAAARRRRKGGKKRQEAVVAIPRGKPKSGRVWKDPGKKRFSHMIQDKALRSSWARKMKERQERKLVRDLARQLEEAKQREKEEKKRRREENLKRRLENERKAEIVQVIRNPLKLKRARKKQLRRVEKRDTLALLQKTPVRRSTATE, encoded by the exons ATGGAGGGGGAGAACGGGGGGACCCCGGGACCGGGAGCGACCCCCGAGGGGCCCAGCGGGGCTACCTCGGCTCCGGCCGCGGCTCGGCGGCGGCGGAAAGGCGGCAAGAAGCGGCAGGAGGCGGTGGTCGCTATCCCGCGGGGCAAGCCCAAGTCGGGACGCGTGTGGAAGGATCCCGGGAAGaagag GTTCTCCCACATGATCCAGGACAAGGCGCTGCGCAGCTCCTGGGCACGGAAAAtgaaggagaggcaggagaggaagcTGGTCCGGGATCTGGCACGGCAGCTGGAGGAAGCCaagcagagggagaaagag gaaAAGAAGCGGCGGCGGGAGGAGAACCTGAAGCGACGCCTGGAAAACGAGCGGAAAGCCGAGATTGTCCAAGTG ATCCGGAACCCCCTGAAGCTGAAGAGGGCCaggaagaagcagctgaggCGGGTGGAGAAGCGGGACACGCTGGCCCTGCTCCAGAAGACGCCCGTGAGGCGCAGCACGGCCACGGAATGA
- the LOC115916682 gene encoding membrane-spanning 4-domains subfamily A member 15-like gives MAATTVTDAGSVRIITEVIPATDPRAAQLASGSQAPARTSLQTQGFRRAHPKVLGTIHIFTGIVHICFGTILTLSEHRNPSLPVASGILFWLGILLLVSGSLLVESERRDSPVLVKACCVLSVGVVLGTLVATGIHGTAITRIVPGCGKPEPYQARPEWCLHMESKMLSNGLDSILVLLGLLEFCAAVAVLAFGYDTLRQHTYTQLAL, from the exons ATGGCGGCCACCACGGTGACGGACGCGGGCAGCGTGAGGATCATCACGGAGGTGATCCCGGCCACGGATCCCCGGGCGGCCCAGCTGGCCTCAGGCTCCCAGGCACCTGCCAGGACCTCATTGCAAACACAAGGCTTCCGCAGGGCTCATCCCAAGGTGTTGGGG ACCATCCACATCTTCACTGGAATTGTCCACATCTGCTTCGGGACCATCCTGACGCTGTCGGAGCACAGGAACCCTTCCCTCCCTGTAGCCAGCGGGATCCTCTTCTGGCTGGGGATCCTG CTCCTGGTCTCGGGCTCGTTGCTGGTGGAAAGTGAAAGGAGAGACAGCCCTGTGCTG GTCAAGGCCTGCTGTGTGCTCAGCGTGGGCGTTGTCCTGGGCACGCTGGTGGCCACCGGGATCCACGGCACGGCCATCACCCGCATCGTGCCCGGCTGCGGGAAACCAGAGCCCTACCAGGCCCGCCCGGAATGGTGCCTCCACATGGAGAGCAAG ATGCTGAGCAACGGCCTGGACTCCATCCTGGTGCTGCTCGGACTCCTGGAATTCTGCGCGGCCGTGGCGGTTCTGGCGTTTGGATACGACACGCTCCGGCAGCACACATACACCCAGCTG GCGCTGTAG
- the LOC115916700 gene encoding acyl-coenzyme A amino acid N-acyltransferase 2-like encodes MVEVMVTPQSSLADRPVQIRVRGLSPSQLVTLRAWLKDEQGECFQSRAFFRADGAGEVDPGLHAALGGSYSGVWPMGLLWFLQPDTLFRRLVKRDVAGSPFRVRLEVLDGLSLGMDPREQPLASCEAERWYVGPGVQRVPIREGRVRGALFLPPGPGPFPGVIDLFGGAGGLIEFRAGLLASRGFAVLALAFFAYDDLPRVLAQLDLEYFEEAAELLLQHPKVRGPGLGVVGVSKGAEVALAMATFLPQVVATVWINGTSFLYGNPLLYKELRIPAIPYHTERVLFTEVGAMDNSAIFDDPRDAAHRASAIPVERIRGKVLFVVGEADRSFNSKLFAELALARMPPESGRILSYPGAGHLIEPPGSPLCSNSAIRGTPKPVAWGREPQPHARAQEDSWQEILQFLELHLGSVAAMKL; translated from the exons ATGGTGGAGGTGATGGTGACGCCGCAGTCCTCGCTGGCCGACCGGCCGGTGCAGATCCGCGTGCGGGGACTGTCCCCATCCCAACTTGTCACGCTCCGGGCATGGCTGAAGGACGAGCAGGGAGAGTGCTTCCAATCCCGCGCCTTCTTCCGCGCTGATGGAGCGGGAGAGGTGGATCCCGGGCTCCATGCCGCCCTGGGGGGCAGCTACTCCGGGGTCTGGCCCATGGGGCTCCTGTGGTTCCTGCAGCCCGACACGCTGTTCCGCCGGCTGGTGAAGCGGGATGTGGCCGGCAGCCCCTTCCGCGTGCGGCTGGAAGTGTTGGACGGGCTCAGCCTGGGCATGGATCCGCGGGAGCAGCCGCTGGCATCCTGCGAGGCCGAGCGCTGGTACGTGGGCCCCGGCGTGCAGCGGGTGCCCATCCGTGAGGGAAGGGTCCGTGGCGCCCTGTTCCTGCCTCCTG GTCCAGGCCCCTTCCCCGGAGTCATCGACCTGTTTGGGGGTGCGGGGGGCCTGATTGAATTCCGGGCAGGGCTCTTGGCCAGCCGGGGCTTTGCCGTGCTGGCCCTCGCCTTCTTCGCCTACGACGACCTGCCCCGAGTCCTGGCCCAGCTGGACCTGGAATATTTCGAGGAAgcggcagagctgctcctccagcacccCAAG gTCCGAGGCCCCGGCCTGGGCGTGGTGGGCGTCTCCAAAGGCGCGGAGGTGGCCTTGGCCATGGCCACCTTCCTGCCACAGGTGGTGGCCACGGTGTGGATCAACGGCACGAGCTTCCTGTACGGAAACCCGCTGCTCTACAAGGAGCTGCgcatccctgccatcccctaCCACACCGAGCGCGTCCTGTTCACCGAGGTGGGAGCCATGGACAACTCGGCCATCTTCGACGACCCCCGGGACGCCGCCCACCGCGCCTCGGCCATCCCGGTGGAGAGGATCCGGGGAAAGGTGCTGTTTGTGGTGGGGGAGGCCGACCGCAGCTTCAACAGCAAGCTCTTTGCCGAGCTGGCCCTGGCGCGGATGCCGCCGGAGAGCGGCCGGATCCTGTCCTACCCTGGCGCTGGGCACCTGATCGAGCCCCCCGGGTCCCCCCTGTGCAGCAACTCCGCCATCCGCGGCACTCCCAAGCCGGTGGCGTGGGGGAGagagccccagccccacgcCCGGGCCCAGGAAGATTCCTGGCAGGAGATCCTGCAGTTCTTGGAGCTCCATCTGGG